A single genomic interval of Oncorhynchus mykiss isolate Arlee chromosome 13, USDA_OmykA_1.1, whole genome shotgun sequence harbors:
- the LOC110487444 gene encoding jmjC domain-containing protein 8 translates to MEYKLGIQVFLLLFWRSALDALVSENDGGWSSNPEYSLTDEGPCNIDIWDKASLSHRQFIQQYAYSKPVILKGFSDNTKFQFLCSKSSLLQQYGERMVRLSTANTYSYRKVDVRFEEFVDLLLRPQSMDTLGSDTLYFFGDNNFTEWHSLFENYKAPRYMLPHTTGAYSFGIAGPGTGVPFHWHGPGYSEVIYGRKRWFLYPPDKAPHFHPNYTTLSWVKDTYPYLLEEKPIECTIRPGEVLYFPDRWWHATLNLDTSVFISTFLG, encoded by the exons ATGGAATATAAACTCGGAATACAAGTGTTTCTCCTATTGTTTTGGAGATCGGCTTTAGATGCACTGGTGTCGGAGAATGACGGAGGCTG GTCGTCAAATCCAGAATACAGTTTGACTGATGAGGGTCCTTGCAACATTGACATCTGGGACAAAGCTTCGTTATCACATCGCCAGTTTATCCAACA ATATGCCTACTCCAAACCAGTCATCCTGAAAGGTTTCTCTGACAATACG aaaTTCCAGTTCTTGTGCTCCAAGTCGAGCCTGCTGCAGCAGTATGGAGAGAGGATGGTGAGGCTCAGTACTGCCAACACCTACTCTTACAggaaag TGGATGTCCGGTTTGAGGAGTTTGTGGACTTGCTGCTGAGGCCTCAGTCTATGGACACACTGGGCAGTG ACACTCTGTATTTCTTTGGGGACAACAACTTCACGGAGTGGCACTCTCTGTTTGAGAACTACAAGGCACCACGCTACATGCTGCCTCACACCACGGGGGCCTACAGCTTCGGGATCGCAG GCCCGGGAACCGGTGTACCCTTCCATTGGCATGGACCTGGCTACTCTGAGGTCATCTATGGCAGGAAG CGCTGGTTCCTGTACCCCCCGGACAAGGCGCCCCATTTCCACCCCAACTACACCACCCTGTCCTGGGTCAAAGACACATATCCTTACCTGCTTGAGGAGAAGCCCATAGAGTGCACCATCCGGCCAGGAGAG GTGCTGTATTTCCCTGACCGCTGGTGGCACGCCACGCTCAATCTGGACACCAGTGTCTTCATATCCACCTTCCTGGGCTGA
- the LOC118936528 gene encoding NLR family CARD domain-containing protein 3-like, whose protein sequence is MSLSGENEAGRPSSICEETEEEATASRMSPSGSEGEMSLKRSFPTEQDTDREHKRIKTDRPVSPAPSGVSMKSDRSMGLPILFSDGELSAGKSISEENDQSMDYQPRVPTDDRVYNTVSTKTEIQVKMKSYLKNRADSLFEGFEDQAKKTPLNNIYTELYITQGGSGEVNYEHEVRQIETACRFPVEQETSIQLNDIFKPLPGQDKLIRTVLTRGVAGIGKTVSVLKFMLDWAEGKANQDIQIIFPLPFRDLNLMRDTNQSLMELLHHSFIETKVSEISENKNIVFVFDGLDECRLPLDFQNNKICCDVTESTSVDVLLTNLIEGNLLPSAHIWITTRPAAANQIPPECVDQVTEVRGFNDLQKEEYFRKRISEEDLASRIISHIKTSRSLHIMCHIPVFCWISATVLERLLVEAESQEIPKNLTQMYAHLMIFHSKQRSQKYPVEHANDSHWDKEMILALGKLAFQQLEKGHLIFYEEDLRECDIDIKDASVYSGVCTQIFREESGLNQMKVYCFVHLSIQEFLAALYVFLMFTNNNNNLMAKERSLRNKNSLYEDAVDKALQFENGHLDLFLRFLLGLSHESNQHLLQGLLTPTGSRSQSNKETVKYIKEKIRKNLPLERCINLFHCLNELNDHSLVEDIQSYLRSGSLSKSKLSSGQWSALVFMLLTSEKLGVFDLKKYIRSDAALLKLLPVVRSSRTAQLNECKLTKKSFEALASVLKSNSCCLRVLDMSGNNLQDSGVKLLSAGLEDPHCKLETLKLNDCNLTEKSCEVLASTLSSNTSSLRELDLGGNELQDSGVRFICAGLENPQCKLETLRLAGCSITEEGCASLASALRSNPSHLKELDLSGNTPGDCSLLYKRIPSIHWIH, encoded by the exons atgagtctctctggggagaatgAGGCTGGCCGTCCCTCTAGTATCTGTGAAGAGACTGAAGAGGAAGCCACTGCTTCTAGAATGAGTCCCtcagggagtgagggagaaatGTCCCTTAAAAGGAGTTTTcctacagaacaggacactgacAGGGAACATAAGAG GatcaagacagacagaccagtctcGCCTGCACCTAGTGGTGTCTCCATGAAGAGTGACCGGTCGATGGGACTTCCTATTCTCTTCAGTGATGGAGAATTATCCGCTGGGAAAAG TATCTCTGAGGAGAATGACCAGTCAATGGATTACCAACCCAGAGTCCCTACTGATGACAGAGT GTACAACACTGTTTCCACTAAGACAGAAATCCAGGTGAAAATGAAATCCTACTTGAAGAATAGGGCAGATTCTTTATTTGAAGGCTTTGAGGATCAAGCCAAAAAAACACCTCTTAACAAcatctacacagagctctacatcacaCAAGGTGGAAGTGGAGAGGTCAATTATGAACATGAGGTAAGACAGATTGAGACAGCATGCAGGTTTCCAGTAGAACAAGAGACATCAATCCAACTCAATGACATCTTCAAACCCTTACCTGGACAAGACAAGCTTATCAGAACAGTGCTGACAAGGGGAGTtgctggcattggaaaaacagtgTCTGTGCTGAAGTTCATGttggactgggctgaaggaaaagcaaatcaaGACATCCAGATCATCTTTCCACTTCCTTTTCGGGATCTGAACTTGATGAGAGATACAAATCAAAGTCTGATGGAACTACTACATCACTCCTTTATAGAAACAAAAGTATCAGAAATCTCAGAAAACAAAAATATTGTGTTTGTTTTTGATGGTCTGGATGAATGTCGCCTTCCTCTGGACTTCCAGAATAATAAgatctgctgtgatgtcacagagtcaACTTCAGTGGATGTTCTGCTGACAAACCTCATCGAAGGGaatctgcttccctctgctcACATTTGGATAACCACCCGACCTGCAGCAGCCAATCAGATCCCTCCTGAgtgtgttgaccaggtgacagaggtacgagggttcaatgaCCTACAGAAGGAGGAATACTTCAGGAAGAGAATCTCTGAGGAGGACTTGGCCAGcagaatcatctcacacataaagacgtcaaggagcctccacatcatgtgccacattccCGTCTTCTGTTGGATTTCAGCCACTGTCCTAGAGAGACTATTGGTTGAAGCAGAGAGTCAAGAGATCCCCAAGAATCTTACTCAAATGTACGCTCACCTCATGATCTTCCATTCAAAACAGAGGAGTCAGAAGTATCCTGTAGAGCATGCCAATGATTCTCACTGGGATAAAGAGATGATTCTGGCACTGGGAAAGCTGGCTTTTCAACAGCTAGAAAAAGGCCATCTGATATTCTATGAGGAAGACCTGAGAGAGTGTGACATTGACATCAAGGACGCGTCTGTGTACTCTGGAGTGTGCACTCAGATCTTCAGAGAAGAGTCTGGGCTTAACCAGATGAAGGTGTACTGCTTTGTACATCTGAGTATCCAGGAGTTTCTGGCTGCACTATATGTGTTCCTCATGTtcactaacaacaacaacaatctgATGGCTAAAGAGAGATCCCTCCGCAACAAAAACAGTCTATATGAAGATGCAGTGGACAAGGCCTTGCAGTTTGAAAATGGCCATCTGGACCTTTTCCTTCGCTTCCTTCTAGGCCTTTCACATGAGTCCAATCAGCATCTCCTACAAGGCCTACTGACACCAACAGGAAGCAGATCACAGAGCAACAAGGAAACAGTCAAGTACATCAAGGAGAAGATCAGGAAGAACCTCCCCCTGGAGAGGTGTatcaatctgttccactgtctgaatgaactgaatgatCATTCTCTAGTGGAGGATATCCAAAGCTACCTGAGATCAGGAAGTCTCTCAAAATCTAAACTCTCATCTGGacagtggtcagctctggtctTCATGTTGCTGACCTCCGAGAAGCTGGGtgtgtttgacctgaagaaatacATCAGATCAGATGCTGCTCTTCTCAAACTTCTCCCAGTTGTCAGATCCTCTAGAACAGCCCA GCTGAACGAATGTAAACTCACCAAGAAAAGCTTTGAGGCACTGGCTTCTGTTCTCAAATCAAACTCATGCTGTCTGAGAGTGCTGGACATGAGTGGAAATAATCTccaggattcaggagtgaagctgctctctgctggactggaggatccacactgtaaactggagacatTGAA GTTGAATGATTGCAACCTAACTGAGAAATCCTGTGAGGTGCTGGCTTCAACTCTCAGCTCAAACACCTCAAGTTTGAGAGAGCTAGACCTGGGAGGAAATGAACTCCAGGATTCAGGAGTGAGATTCATCTGTGCTGGACTTGAGAATCCACAATGTAAATTGGAGACACTGAG ACTGGCAGGCTGCAGcatcacagaggaaggctgtgcttctctggcttcagctctgaggtcaaacccctcccACCTGAAGGAGCTGGACCTGAGTGGAAATACTCCAGGAGACTGCTCTCTTCTGTACAAGAGGATCCCCTCTATACACTGGATACACTGA